In Arachis hypogaea cultivar Tifrunner chromosome 17, arahy.Tifrunner.gnm2.J5K5, whole genome shotgun sequence, a single window of DNA contains:
- the LOC112767398 gene encoding 14-3-3-like protein, producing MAAAPSPREENVYMAKLAEQAERYEEMVEFMEKVSAAADNEELTVEERNLLSVAYKNVIGARRASWRIISSIEQKEESRGNEDHVAVIRDYRSKIESELSNICDGILKLLDTRLIPSASSGDSKVFYLKMKGDYHRYLAEFKTGAERKEAAESTLAAYKSAQDIANAELPPTHPIRLGLALNFSVFYYEILNSPDRACNLAKQAFDEAIAELDTLGEESYKDSTLIMQLLRDNLTLWTSDMQDDGADEIKEAPKPDEQQ from the exons ATGGCGGCAGCACCATCGCCACGGGAGGAGAACGTATACATGGCGAAACTGGCGGAGCAGGCAGAGCGTTACGAGGAGATGGTTGAGTTCATGGAAAAGGTGTCAGCCGCCGCCGATAACGAGGAGCTGACGGTGGAGGAGAGGAACTTGCTCTCGGTGGCGTACAAGAACGTGATCGGAGCTAGGCGCGCGTCGTGGAGGATTATCTCTTCCATCGAGCAGAAGGAGGAGAGTCGCGGCAACGAGGACCACGTTGCGGTGATCCGTGACTACAGATCCAAGATCGAGTCGGAGCTCTCCAACATCTGCGACGGGATCTTGAAGCTCCTCGACACCCGCCTCATCCCCTCCGCCTCCTCCGGCGATTCCAAGGTCTTCTACCTTAAGATGAAGGGAGACTACCACCGGTATCTCGCCGAGTTTAAGACCGGCGCAGAGCGCAAGGAGGCCGCCGAGAGCACCCTCGCGGCTTACAAATCTGCTCAG GACATTGCTAACGCGGAGCTGCCACCAACTCACCCAATCAGGCTGGGTCTTGCTCTAAACTTCTCTGTGTTCTACTACGAAATCCTCAACTCTCCGGATCGTGCTTGCAACCTTGCAAAACAG GCTTTTGATGAAGCCATTGCTGAATTGGACACACTTGGAGAGGAGTCTTACAAGGATAGCACTTTGATCATGCAACTCCTCCGTGATAACCTCACCCTGTGGACCTCTGACATGCAG GATGATGGAGCAGATGAAATAAAAGAAGCTCCTAAACCAGATGAACAGCAGTAA